In Helicobacter pylori Shi112, the genomic window ATCTTTTGTTTGTCAAATTCTTCTAACCCCACAAAGATTTCTTTAAAGGATTCGTAGCGTTTTTTCATGAACTCGCATTCTTCATCGCCCACGCCTATAGCCATTTTCTGGGTTTCAAAAATCACTTCATTTTGCAAGCCTTTATTGAGCGCGTATTGCCTGGTTTTATAAGCGCTCAAACGCACTTTTTTAGCTTTTTCGGGAGTGTAATTCGTTTCAATAGAGCCATCATGAATGGTTTGTGAATTAGCCTTAGCGCTGGAGCTGATTTGAGCTAATTTAGAGCATTTTTCCACGATAGCCACACGCTTTAAGGAGCTGTATTCGCTCAAAGTATAAAAGGTCGCGCACCCTGAAACCCCACCTCCAATAATGACAGCATCAAATTCCATACTCATTGTCTTTCTCCAAATGTTTTAAATTAATGAATCGTAATCATAGTATAAGAAAATCAATTCGCATTCAAAGGGCTTGAAGTTTTATTGACAAAATCTTTCAAATCGCTCATTCCAAGCACCCTATCAATCAATAATTTCTTTTTAGAAAACGCCCCATTATGTTCTTCTGCTAACCATAATGAAGTGATCACCACGCCTCCTATTTTATGACTCAAGGTTTTAAAATGCTTTTGGGTTTGCACCGACCAAATGCTGTGAGCGACTATCGCTTGATGGTTGTGTGCACCTAAATAGAGCATGATATGCCCCTTTAAATACAAAAGCGTTCCAAAAGGCGTGGCGTTTTTAAGGATGTAGTCTTCTTTTTCTTTGGCTTTCATAGAGCTTAAATCCACATAATTGTTCGCATAACGGCTTTGCGCGTAGGAATTTCTGGGGAGCAAAATACCAAAATTAGCAAAACTATCCCTAGTGAAAGCCGAGCAATCCCTATTGCCCAATAGCCCACCCCAGCCGTATTTTTGCCCTAGCATGGTGTCTATAAAATACGCCATGTTCTCGCTGTTAAAAGCTTTAGGGAAAACAAAAAAATCCTTTTCTTCTAAGATCACGCTTTGTAAAGTTGCATAGCCCTTAGCGTCCCTCAAAAAACCATAGGCTTTTAATTCCTTTTTTGGGGGTTTTTCAGGTGTTTTTTGACTTTGGGGGATGAGAGCGAACAATTCGCCCACTCTGGCGTTGGTGTAAAAATCCCCATAGTCTGTATAAAGGGGGATTTTATCCTTTATGGGCATGACATAATCTTTAAGATGGATTAAAAGCTCTATGTCTTTATCATGCATGTAAGCTAAATCGCTAACTTTGATCCAACCATAAACAAAACTGCTTTGAATGTGGGCGTAAGTTTTATCCGTGTTGAAATGCGTGATTAAAACCGGCGTGCCTTGAAAAATCAATGAATTTTGATACCTGTCAAAAGGGTAGCCTTTTTGAGAGAGGTAAAAAGGCTTGTTAGTGGGTACAGCCCTAACATCGCTATCTCGCGCTACAACAGCCTTAATCTTAACGCTAGGGTAATGCTCAATATCCATGCTTTTAATAAGCTCATCATTGAAGGCTTTTGCGTTGGGTTTTAGATCTTCGCCATAACCGGTGGATTTATCCATCTCCTTAAGGATCCAAAACACTTCTTTTTTATTGCTTTTGACTTTCATGTCTAGCCATGGGGAATACCACGCTTTGAGATAGCTCTCTTTTAGATTTTCTCTTAACGCTTGGGGGTCAATGCTTTGGTTATTGTTACTGCCATTTTGAGGGCTTGCAAGATAGCTTGAAGCCTCTTGGGGCAAGGATAAATCTTTGAGCGTGAAATCCTTTTGCATGCAACCCACAAACAAAAACAAGAAAACTACAAGAAAATAACGCATGCTTTAGAAAAACCTTAACATCAAATGCGCAAATAGTTTCTTAAAATGCGCCCGTATTGCGGGCTTCTCAATTTTTTAATCGCAGAGCTTTCAATCTGGCGCACCCTTTCTCTAG contains:
- a CDS encoding SH3 domain-containing C40 family peptidase; protein product: MRYFLVVFLFLFVGCMQKDFTLKDLSLPQEASSYLASPQNGSNNNQSIDPQALRENLKESYLKAWYSPWLDMKVKSNKKEVFWILKEMDKSTGYGEDLKPNAKAFNDELIKSMDIEHYPSVKIKAVVARDSDVRAVPTNKPFYLSQKGYPFDRYQNSLIFQGTPVLITHFNTDKTYAHIQSSFVYGWIKVSDLAYMHDKDIELLIHLKDYVMPIKDKIPLYTDYGDFYTNARVGELFALIPQSQKTPEKPPKKELKAYGFLRDAKGYATLQSVILEEKDFFVFPKAFNSENMAYFIDTMLGQKYGWGGLLGNRDCSAFTRDSFANFGILLPRNSYAQSRYANNYVDLSSMKAKEKEDYILKNATPFGTLLYLKGHIMLYLGAHNHQAIVAHSIWSVQTQKHFKTLSHKIGGVVITSLWLAEEHNGAFSKKKLLIDRVLGMSDLKDFVNKTSSPLNAN